A genome region from Fervidobacterium changbaicum includes the following:
- a CDS encoding anti-phage-associated DUF1156 domain-containing protein, which yields MFDWNKSFIELQFPVSKLSKESYKERKSNLGQTLTGLGKWWGRKPLILVRAALLGLLMPVSDNPKKDMEMFLKVMMMDEEGLWLRKKQPIPVEEIYENLTDEERQKYFETNGGKLKYKEGITKRERDELQKLVFSRLSYDEKLKYCLRPEEVDNLPEPSWEVINQYFGTNAKNFQEFFRELGMKRFGQIPTVGDCFCGGGSVPFEAARMGLNVFASDLNPIAMLLTWAALNILGSSEEEIENLREFQKKIFDLADEQVTEWGIEHNEQGHRAVAYLYCNETICPECGWKVPLAPSWVIGKGTKTVAILKENHQTKSFDIEIKSNATAEEMQLAEKTGTVKDGNLVCPHCKVSTPIPAIRKDRIREDGSVEYGLRQWEPHEFLPRPDDVFQERLYCIRYEKPDGERYYTAPTKKDLEREAKVVELLKERFTSWQEKGYIPSSRIEEGEKTLEPIRTRGWSYWHQLFNPRQLLLHGLLMELIDKHAKTQKEKVVGLLGVNRCCNWNSKLSKWNPAPASEKVEDTFYNQALNTLYVYGARSMKYLANSWFFEISSFDIEGNSVSMVSDARNITHVSTIWLTDPPYADAINYHELSEFFLAWDKKLLLDTFPDWYADSKRALAIKGRGEDFKQSMVQVYKNLAKHMPNNGMQVIMFTHQDVSVWADLALILWAAGLRVTAAWNIATETESAGLKEGNYVKGTVLLVLRKQTSEQTAYLDELYPEIEREVQRQIEIMRELDDKEDPNFSDPDYLLAAYAASLKVLTSYKRIEDIDIEYELSRKRLPGEESPIEKIIYEAVRIAYDYIVPKGFDSYTWKTLTPEERFYIKGLDLEKDGIYQIGAYQELAKGFGVKEYKELLASTKANHARLKTALEFGTRGLNSDDGFSNTLLRNVLAALHQAIKAEDPSRGKNWLRNEVPNYWGQRTTIVEILEYISSLGSIDTMPHWKEEAKYARLLAELVKNDGV from the coding sequence TTGTTTGACTGGAACAAGTCTTTTATAGAACTGCAATTCCCCGTCTCGAAGCTGTCAAAAGAAAGCTATAAAGAAAGAAAATCAAATTTGGGACAAACATTAACAGGACTTGGCAAATGGTGGGGCAGAAAGCCCCTTATTCTTGTTAGAGCGGCGCTGCTCGGATTGTTAATGCCGGTAAGCGACAATCCAAAAAAAGACATGGAGATGTTCTTAAAAGTAATGATGATGGACGAAGAAGGTCTGTGGCTTCGTAAAAAGCAACCTATCCCTGTCGAAGAAATATACGAAAACTTGACCGATGAAGAAAGACAAAAATATTTCGAAACCAACGGTGGTAAACTTAAATACAAGGAAGGTATCACGAAAAGGGAAAGAGATGAGCTGCAAAAACTCGTATTTAGCAGGCTTTCGTACGATGAAAAACTGAAGTACTGCCTAAGACCAGAAGAGGTTGACAACCTACCGGAACCATCGTGGGAGGTAATAAACCAGTATTTTGGAACAAATGCAAAGAACTTTCAGGAGTTCTTTCGGGAACTTGGAATGAAGAGATTTGGGCAAATTCCGACAGTGGGAGATTGCTTCTGCGGAGGGGGGAGCGTTCCATTCGAAGCCGCGAGGATGGGGTTGAACGTCTTTGCTTCTGATTTGAACCCCATTGCGATGCTCCTCACATGGGCTGCGCTAAACATATTGGGGAGTTCAGAAGAAGAGATTGAAAACTTAAGAGAATTTCAAAAAAAGATATTTGATCTTGCCGATGAACAAGTCACCGAATGGGGAATAGAGCACAACGAACAGGGGCATAGGGCTGTTGCCTATCTATACTGCAACGAAACCATCTGTCCTGAATGCGGATGGAAAGTTCCGCTCGCACCTTCCTGGGTAATTGGAAAAGGGACAAAAACTGTTGCGATATTGAAAGAAAATCACCAGACCAAGAGCTTCGATATTGAGATAAAGTCGAACGCAACCGCTGAAGAGATGCAACTTGCAGAAAAAACAGGGACCGTGAAAGACGGAAATTTAGTATGTCCGCATTGTAAAGTCTCTACACCAATACCAGCCATTAGGAAAGACAGGATAAGAGAAGATGGCTCAGTAGAGTACGGCCTTCGCCAATGGGAACCTCACGAATTTCTACCCCGTCCAGACGATGTATTCCAAGAAAGACTCTACTGCATTAGATATGAAAAACCGGATGGGGAAAGGTACTACACAGCCCCCACAAAAAAGGACTTAGAAAGAGAGGCAAAGGTTGTAGAACTACTTAAAGAAAGATTCACATCGTGGCAAGAGAAAGGGTATATTCCAAGCAGCAGAATTGAAGAAGGAGAAAAGACTCTCGAGCCTATAAGAACAAGAGGTTGGTCTTATTGGCACCAATTGTTCAATCCGAGGCAACTTCTTTTGCACGGACTTCTGATGGAACTGATTGACAAGCATGCAAAGACGCAGAAAGAAAAGGTGGTAGGACTACTGGGAGTAAATAGGTGTTGCAACTGGAACAGTAAACTTTCTAAATGGAATCCTGCACCAGCTTCAGAAAAGGTTGAGGATACTTTTTACAATCAAGCCCTGAATACATTATATGTTTACGGAGCCAGAAGCATGAAGTACTTAGCAAACAGTTGGTTTTTCGAGATATCGAGCTTTGATATAGAGGGTAATTCTGTTTCAATGGTCAGTGATGCAAGAAATATTACGCATGTGTCAACAATTTGGCTCACCGATCCCCCTTACGCTGATGCAATCAATTATCACGAGCTTTCCGAATTCTTTCTTGCGTGGGATAAGAAATTGCTGCTCGATACTTTCCCAGATTGGTATGCCGATAGTAAGCGTGCCCTTGCTATAAAGGGAAGAGGGGAAGATTTTAAGCAGAGCATGGTGCAAGTCTACAAGAACCTTGCAAAACACATGCCGAACAACGGAATGCAGGTAATTATGTTCACTCACCAAGATGTCAGTGTGTGGGCAGACCTTGCCTTAATCTTATGGGCAGCAGGTCTCAGGGTCACAGCCGCTTGGAACATAGCAACGGAAACAGAATCTGCAGGTCTTAAGGAAGGCAACTATGTGAAAGGAACAGTCCTTCTTGTCCTTCGCAAGCAGACTTCTGAGCAGACAGCGTACCTTGACGAGCTTTATCCCGAAATCGAACGCGAGGTTCAAAGACAAATAGAGATTATGAGAGAACTGGACGATAAAGAGGACCCAAACTTCAGCGATCCGGATTACCTGCTTGCCGCTTACGCTGCTTCGCTCAAGGTGTTAACATCTTACAAGCGAATCGAAGACATTGATATCGAGTACGAGCTTTCAAGAAAGAGACTACCCGGAGAAGAATCGCCTATTGAGAAGATAATATATGAAGCTGTTAGGATTGCGTACGACTACATTGTTCCAAAAGGCTTTGATTCGTACACATGGAAAACACTCACGCCTGAAGAGAGGTTCTACATCAAAGGCTTAGACCTCGAGAAAGATGGGATTTATCAAATCGGAGCTTATCAAGAATTGGCAAAAGGCTTTGGAGTTAAAGAGTACAAGGAGCTTCTTGCATCTACGAAGGCCAACCATGCAAGATTGAAAACTGCACTGGAATTTGGAACACGAGGACTCAACAGTGACGATGGATTCAGTAATACCCTTCTAAGAAATGTGCTCGCAGCCTTGCATCAGGCTATAAAGGCAGAAGACCCGTCAAGGGGAAAGAACTGGCTCAGAAACGAAGTTCCCAATTATTGGGGCCAGCGAACCACCATTGTTGAGATACTGGAATACATATCTTCGTTGGGTAGCATAGACACCATGCCTCATTGGAAGGAAGAAGCAAAATACGCAAGACTCCTGGCAGAACTTGTGAAGAACGACGGAGTGTAA
- a CDS encoding DUF499 domain-containing protein, with protein sequence MRTLYELCVPRESVFDETKRDDVLDLSDLIENRIDPYRFFEETYITDGMRVLFDTAFKRFHRQTAAGVIKLRQSMGGGKTHNMIALGLLARYPDLREKVLGDKFKDSPLGRIKVVAFTGRESDAPYGIWGAIAEQLGKREMFKDYYSPLQAPGQSAWVNLLRGEPLLILLDELPPYLENAKAKLIGESNLAVVTTTALANLFNALNKEELSNVCLVISDLRAVYESGSELLQSSFRELENEVNRLAIEIEPVSLSTDEIYHILRKRLFKQLPSEEEINEVALAYKKAVIEAKQMGYTNLAPDQIYNWIKESYPFHPSLRDLYARFKENPGFQQTRGLLRLMRIVVSQLYKGDNPKAKYKYLIHPYDFDLNDHEMLTAITQIKPSLANAIAHDIASNGHAIAEEIDSTIGETHMQDLAKLILVSSLADVPNALLGLSIQETVGYLCEPGKDITRVKKALDEFVMRAWYLHTDRDGKLYFKNTRNLIAELNSLVESYDNESAKKELRNFLEKIFEPKIGDCYQRVLVFPAVDEIRLSEDKVTLVIFEPYIGGTGLHPDLKEFYDNERYKNRVMFLSGSRSTMEKLLRAAKEHRAINEIISRMENEEKVPASDPQYQRALEKRDRIVLELLQAARETFTQIYYPTKEGLIKADFLMEFRSNEYNGEKQIRDLLEKRQKFTYDTTSDIFRKKCEDRLFTQKEMRWSDVKERAATNPAWQWHHPSALDKLKDEMLRKGIWREHGGYIEKGPFPKEKTSVQIRELRRDEQTGEVILKIIPLHGDKVYYEVGSVATTASNLVENLNEFRTKEVKLSFLCVDSTGEHETGEPVLWINKLELKYRTYNKGSDEIIELKAVPPATIKYTTDGSNPKENGGIYEGEFIVPQNCTYVLAVAEKEGVYSDVLQIKIDRERGVKVDASKPLTLKRRIKTSDTRETYEEIGLLKKCNAKISDASVLFFTKEDSSDRRRYVEVTLDLEVDIDKLERSIESIRENFMNDKEVTIIFESNSIHFATGQDFLDWVAGKKLELKNFKQGEIVQQ encoded by the coding sequence ATGAGAACTCTTTACGAACTTTGCGTACCGCGTGAGAGCGTCTTTGACGAAACTAAGCGAGACGACGTTTTGGATTTAAGTGACTTAATCGAAAACAGAATAGACCCCTACCGATTCTTCGAAGAAACTTACATAACGGATGGTATGAGGGTATTATTCGACACAGCATTTAAACGCTTCCACAGACAGACCGCGGCTGGTGTCATCAAACTGAGGCAGAGCATGGGTGGTGGTAAGACCCACAACATGATCGCTCTCGGTCTTTTAGCAAGATATCCTGATCTTAGAGAAAAAGTCCTGGGAGACAAATTCAAAGACAGCCCGCTTGGTAGGATAAAAGTTGTCGCTTTTACCGGTAGAGAAAGCGATGCTCCGTACGGCATTTGGGGTGCGATCGCTGAACAACTTGGAAAACGTGAGATGTTTAAAGATTACTACTCACCCTTACAGGCACCAGGTCAGAGTGCCTGGGTGAACCTCTTAAGAGGCGAGCCTCTTCTGATTCTTCTTGACGAACTGCCACCGTACTTGGAGAATGCCAAAGCAAAACTAATCGGTGAGTCGAATTTAGCAGTCGTCACCACCACGGCACTGGCAAACCTTTTCAATGCCTTGAACAAGGAAGAGCTTTCCAATGTGTGTCTTGTTATTTCAGACCTGCGAGCCGTCTATGAAAGCGGAAGTGAACTTTTACAATCCTCATTCAGAGAACTTGAAAACGAAGTTAACCGATTAGCCATAGAAATCGAGCCGGTTAGTTTGTCTACGGATGAAATCTATCACATCCTCAGAAAAAGACTTTTCAAACAACTACCTTCTGAAGAAGAAATAAACGAAGTAGCACTTGCTTACAAAAAGGCAGTGATAGAAGCAAAACAGATGGGTTATACCAACCTCGCGCCTGATCAAATCTACAATTGGATTAAAGAATCCTATCCCTTCCATCCCTCACTAAGAGACCTGTACGCAAGGTTCAAGGAAAACCCAGGATTCCAGCAAACAAGAGGCTTGCTAAGACTCATGCGTATAGTTGTCTCACAACTCTACAAGGGCGACAACCCAAAAGCCAAGTACAAATACCTTATACACCCTTACGATTTTGATTTGAACGACCACGAAATGCTAACCGCAATAACTCAGATTAAGCCCTCACTTGCCAATGCTATCGCCCACGACATCGCTTCAAACGGACACGCAATCGCTGAGGAAATAGATTCGACCATAGGAGAGACTCATATGCAAGACCTTGCCAAGCTAATTCTTGTCTCTTCCTTGGCAGACGTTCCGAATGCTCTTCTCGGCCTTTCGATTCAGGAAACGGTAGGATACCTTTGTGAGCCAGGTAAGGATATTACCCGTGTAAAGAAGGCTTTGGACGAGTTCGTCATGCGGGCTTGGTACCTTCACACAGACAGGGACGGCAAATTGTACTTCAAAAATACAAGGAACCTAATTGCTGAGCTTAATTCTCTGGTCGAGTCCTATGATAACGAAAGCGCAAAGAAAGAGCTTAGAAACTTCCTTGAGAAAATATTTGAGCCCAAAATCGGAGATTGCTACCAGAGAGTATTGGTTTTCCCAGCGGTTGATGAGATTAGACTATCCGAAGATAAGGTCACATTGGTAATCTTTGAACCGTATATAGGTGGAACCGGCTTACATCCTGACTTGAAAGAATTTTACGATAACGAGAGGTACAAAAATAGAGTCATGTTCCTATCAGGTTCCAGAAGCACTATGGAGAAACTTCTGCGAGCCGCCAAGGAACACAGAGCAATTAACGAGATAATCAGCAGAATGGAGAACGAAGAAAAAGTTCCCGCAAGTGACCCACAGTACCAAAGGGCTCTTGAAAAAAGGGACAGAATAGTCTTAGAGCTTCTGCAAGCAGCGAGAGAAACATTTACGCAAATCTATTATCCAACAAAAGAAGGCTTGATCAAGGCTGACTTCCTCATGGAATTCAGGAGCAATGAATACAACGGAGAGAAGCAGATAAGAGACCTTCTCGAAAAGCGTCAGAAATTCACTTACGACACCACAAGTGATATCTTTAGAAAGAAATGTGAAGACCGCTTGTTTACACAAAAAGAAATGCGATGGAGCGACGTAAAAGAAAGGGCAGCTACGAACCCCGCATGGCAGTGGCACCATCCCTCCGCACTTGACAAACTGAAAGATGAAATGCTCAGAAAAGGCATATGGCGTGAACACGGTGGTTACATCGAAAAAGGACCGTTCCCAAAGGAGAAGACCAGTGTCCAAATCAGAGAACTTCGCAGAGATGAGCAAACGGGCGAAGTAATTCTTAAAATCATCCCACTTCACGGAGATAAGGTCTATTACGAAGTGGGTTCTGTGGCTACCACGGCTTCAAATCTCGTGGAGAACCTGAATGAGTTCAGAACAAAAGAAGTGAAACTTTCCTTCTTGTGTGTTGACAGCACTGGCGAGCATGAAACAGGTGAACCAGTTCTATGGATCAACAAATTAGAACTGAAGTATCGAACCTACAACAAAGGTTCAGACGAGATTATTGAGTTAAAAGCTGTACCTCCAGCAACCATAAAGTACACAACCGACGGCTCCAATCCAAAGGAAAATGGTGGGATATACGAAGGTGAGTTTATCGTTCCTCAGAACTGCACATACGTGCTTGCCGTTGCAGAAAAAGAAGGAGTTTATTCAGACGTTCTTCAAATTAAGATAGATAGGGAACGGGGAGTAAAGGTAGATGCCTCAAAGCCTCTTACCCTGAAAAGGCGTATCAAGACAAGCGATACTCGAGAAACGTATGAAGAAATCGGATTATTGAAGAAGTGCAACGCAAAGATTAGTGATGCCTCAGTTCTCTTCTTCACGAAAGAAGACTCATCGGATAGAAGGCGCTATGTTGAGGTAACTCTGGACTTGGAAGTGGATATTGACAAGCTTGAAAGGAGCATAGAAAGCATAAGAGAAAACTTTATGAACGATAAGGAAGTAACTATCATCTTCGAATCTAACAGTATTCACTTTGCAACGGGGCAAGACTTTTTGGATTGGGTCGCAGGAAAGAAACTTGAACTAAAAAACTTTAAACAGGGAGAGATTGTTCAACAATGA
- a CDS encoding DUF3780 domain-containing protein yields the protein MSRMADKKNVYGFGFIPEESQHHFLVIIPRSTNGKVVIYERFKWQDGVEEQTIDPREDKPKVALSKHKWRLIEDTLKNEFNARLRKEKLPAGKWTVGQVPVHRLFGKEMVLLAWAIEDCDPSVIPTAIKNWLGLSPEERWWLFTMTNAATGGLNDKRGWRKAIRYALTENPVEETNKQLDIFDLLIQRKIDD from the coding sequence ATGAGCAGGATGGCAGATAAAAAGAATGTTTACGGCTTTGGTTTCATCCCTGAGGAATCTCAACACCATTTCTTGGTAATCATTCCGCGTTCAACTAACGGAAAAGTTGTCATTTACGAACGTTTCAAATGGCAAGACGGTGTCGAAGAACAGACAATCGACCCAAGAGAAGACAAACCGAAGGTCGCACTCTCAAAGCACAAGTGGAGACTTATAGAAGACACTTTAAAGAACGAATTCAACGCACGATTGAGGAAAGAAAAGCTCCCTGCTGGTAAATGGACCGTAGGCCAAGTCCCTGTCCATCGTCTCTTTGGCAAAGAAATGGTACTTTTAGCCTGGGCGATAGAAGACTGCGATCCTTCGGTGATACCAACGGCAATCAAAAACTGGCTTGGCCTTTCACCCGAGGAACGCTGGTGGCTTTTCACCATGACTAACGCTGCAACAGGAGGTCTTAACGACAAAAGAGGTTGGAGAAAAGCTATAAGGTACGCACTAACCGAGAACCCTGTAGAAGAAACGAACAAACAGTTAGACATATTCGACCTATTAATTCAAAGAAAAATAGACGACTGA
- the glmS gene encoding glutamine--fructose-6-phosphate transaminase (isomerizing), with the protein MCGIVGIIGHEFKVSELIEGLKKLEYRGYDSAGIAATNGNQMIVTKSVGRVDALKTVIEEEKVVKSGIAHTRWATHGAPNDTNAHPHTDCSGKIAVVHNGIIENYQELKTELIKKGHKFRSETDTEVIGHLVEEHFKGDLFQAVLDTLKILKGAFAIAVIHSDMPNIMVGARKGSPLVVGCNDKYCVLASDVTPIIKYTRDVIFLEDGDVVYIEGNKLKITDFSGNTVIRKHTHITWDESAAEKGGFKHFMLKEINEIPEAIESALVGRVESDYTPSLHELDEFNLEKVKRILLVACGTSYHAGLVFKYFAEKYLDVDVLIDVASEFRYRPIRLTEDTITIAISQSGETADTLESIRAVKKAGGKVIAISNVVGSTITRESDVTLYMNAGPEIGVAASKTYVNQLIVLYLIGLYMIKKRGLWRQEHGEIVKQIVESPKTLKGIISNKGIETVADNYKNYHHFMYIGRGINTATALEGALKLKEISYINAVGYPAGELKHGPIALLDPKFPVFAVAPKDSLYEKMRSNIEETRARNARIVAVATQGDEEIKKIAHDVIYVPEAHEDLYPLIFAPVIQLFAYYIADKRGYDPDKPRNLAKSVTVE; encoded by the coding sequence ATGTGTGGAATCGTTGGAATTATCGGCCACGAATTCAAAGTTTCTGAACTCATCGAAGGACTGAAAAAATTAGAATACAGAGGTTACGATTCAGCAGGTATAGCAGCAACAAACGGTAACCAAATGATAGTGACAAAAAGTGTTGGTCGAGTTGATGCTTTAAAAACCGTTATCGAAGAGGAGAAAGTAGTAAAAAGTGGTATAGCGCATACAAGATGGGCAACTCACGGAGCGCCAAACGATACAAACGCACATCCGCACACAGACTGTAGTGGAAAAATCGCCGTCGTGCATAACGGCATTATCGAAAACTACCAGGAACTCAAAACAGAACTCATCAAAAAAGGTCACAAATTCAGATCCGAAACTGACACAGAAGTAATAGGTCACTTAGTGGAAGAACATTTCAAAGGTGATTTATTCCAAGCTGTGCTTGATACCTTGAAAATACTTAAAGGTGCATTCGCAATCGCTGTTATTCATTCAGATATGCCCAACATCATGGTTGGTGCAAGAAAAGGTAGTCCTTTAGTAGTGGGATGTAACGATAAATACTGTGTATTGGCATCGGACGTCACACCAATAATCAAATACACACGCGACGTCATATTCCTCGAAGACGGAGATGTGGTCTACATCGAAGGAAATAAACTAAAAATCACGGACTTTTCCGGGAACACAGTTATCAGAAAGCACACGCACATCACTTGGGACGAATCAGCAGCGGAAAAAGGCGGATTCAAGCACTTCATGTTGAAAGAAATTAACGAAATTCCAGAAGCAATAGAAAGCGCTCTCGTTGGAAGAGTAGAATCAGACTACACTCCTTCCTTACACGAACTTGACGAGTTCAATTTAGAAAAGGTAAAGAGAATACTTCTGGTTGCGTGTGGAACGAGTTACCACGCCGGACTTGTCTTTAAGTACTTTGCTGAAAAATACTTGGATGTTGATGTTTTAATAGACGTAGCTTCAGAATTCAGATACAGACCTATTAGGCTTACCGAAGACACGATAACAATTGCCATATCCCAATCTGGAGAAACTGCAGACACCCTTGAAAGCATTAGGGCCGTTAAAAAGGCTGGTGGAAAGGTCATAGCCATTTCCAACGTAGTCGGTTCAACAATCACGAGAGAGAGTGACGTAACACTCTACATGAACGCAGGTCCTGAAATTGGTGTTGCCGCATCAAAGACATACGTGAATCAGCTCATAGTACTTTATCTCATAGGGCTCTACATGATAAAAAAACGCGGCTTGTGGCGGCAGGAACATGGCGAGATAGTCAAACAAATTGTTGAATCGCCGAAAACACTTAAAGGAATAATATCCAATAAAGGCATAGAGACTGTAGCAGACAATTACAAAAACTATCATCACTTCATGTACATAGGCAGAGGCATAAACACCGCAACAGCGCTCGAAGGAGCTCTTAAATTGAAAGAAATCAGTTACATAAACGCCGTTGGTTACCCCGCCGGTGAGTTAAAACATGGCCCAATCGCACTTTTGGATCCCAAGTTCCCCGTTTTCGCAGTGGCACCGAAAGATAGCCTGTATGAAAAAATGAGAAGCAACATAGAAGAAACTCGCGCAAGAAACGCAAGAATAGTGGCAGTTGCTACCCAAGGTGACGAAGAGATAAAGAAGATAGCACACGATGTTATCTACGTACCAGAAGCACACGAAGACCTTTATCCTTTGATTTTTGCTCCTGTCATTCAACTCTTTGCTTACTACATCGCCGACAAACGCGGATACGACCCAGACAAGCCGAGAAACCTTGCCAAGAGTGTGACTGTGGAGTAG